Within Thermococcus indicus, the genomic segment TTGGAAATGTCGGCCCCCTGGGGGTCCCGACGTCATCGCAACCCAATACTCGTCGGGCAGTTCTTCCTATGCATAAAACCTTATAACGGTTGGGCTAACTCACCCATAGGTGCAGAACATGGCCGGAACGATAAGCAAGATAATACACTTCCGCGACGAAGAGGAGTTCCTCGACGACATGGCCGAGATAATGGAGCGCTTCTCCTACCTGGCGAGCAAGTATGGTCACAATCCCGTTGAAGGCGTTCTCCTGTGGGACTACATAGGCGTTCAGGACGAGGAGGGCGTCAAGATTTTCCGGGTCGGAGAGTTCCCCTACTTTGAGGGAACGCTGAAAGTTGACCTTGAAACTCTCCGCGTCATGGAGCGCTACTTCGACGAGATGGAGAGCAAGTGGGACGAGCTCCGCGTGGAGGACATCGCCTACTTCGTGGAGATGCTTAACGAGGCCCTTGGAAGGGAGATCGTCTTCTACGAGGCCTACGACCTCGGCCTTGACAGGAACACCGCCTATATAATCCTCAACCTCGTGAGCCTCCACTACCTCGAAAGCGTCCTCGACGGAAGAGACAGGGATATATTCGAGGAGGCCGTCGAACTGCTGATGAAGTACATTTGATTATGTAATTACCGAATCAATGAATTGCCCAATTAAAGCTGGAGGTGTGGCGATGCTCTTCAAGAAGAGGGGAACCTTCACGGAGGAAGATGCTAAAAAGGTCATCGAGATCGTGAGCGAAAGGCCCAACGAGAGGGAGATAATCATCATGGCCGAGTATGTCACCGAGGAGGCAAAGAGGCGCCTCTGGGACTACGCAAGGGGAGTCCAGCTGATGGCCGACATGACCGGCGAGAACCGGAGCGTAAGGGTTGAGATTCTCGAGGGCTATGTGAGCGAGCACGTGAAGGGCGTTGACGTTGATGAACTGTGAGGTGTTGTTATGAAGCTCATAATGGCCGAGGTCTTCAACAGCTGGCAGGGTGAAGGCGGGAGCGTCGAAGGCTCAGCTTTTGGCAGGAGGCAGATTTTCGTCCGCTTCGCAGGCTGCGACCTTAACTGCCTCTGGTGCGACTCCAGGGAGTACATCAAGGCTTCCCAGGTTTCACGCTGGCGCTACGAGGTGGAGCCCTTCACGGGGAAGTTCGAGTACAGACCTAATCCAGCGGAGCTTGGTGATGTCGTTGATGCCATTCTGCGCCTCGATACCGGCGACCTTCACTCGATAAGCTACACCGGAGGCGAGCCGACGCTCCAGGTAGAACCGCTCAAAGCCCTTATGGGGGAGATGAAGAGCCTCGGCTTCGACAACTTCCTGGAAACCCACGGCGGTCTTCCGGAGCTGATTAAAGATGTTGCCCACCTTACCGATTACGCCAGCGTGGACATAAAGGACGAGACCGCGAGAGCGACAGAGGACTGGAGGGCTTTGGTTCTCCGCGAGGTCAAGAGCATAAGGATTCTGAAGGAAGCAGGGGTAAAAGTTTACGCCAAGCTCGTGGTCACCTCAGAAACGAAGCTGGAGAACGTCCGCTGGTACGCCGAACTGCTGAAGGGTTTAGCTCCCCTCGTAATCCAGCCGAGGGAGCCGATTGAGGTAAGCCAGGAAAGGCTCATGGAGCTCTACCGCGAGGCGGCCCTTATCATGGGCAGGAAGAACGTCGGCCTGAGCTTTCAGGTTCACAAGTACCTCAACGTGCTTTGAGAGGGTTTTTAAGGGGGCTGTTCAACCTTTGCCGGCGATGATGACATTGGCCTTTGGGGTGATTGATGCCCGGGATCGACGGCCTGAGCCAAAAACTTTTAACCTTTAACTTCCTCCCAATCTGTGGTGGTAATCATCGAGGTTCTCAGGTGCGAGCGGTGCGGTGCACCCCTTGAGACCACCCCGGAGGATGTAATAGTCGTCTGTCCCTACTGTGGCTATCCCAACTCTTACGATAGAATCTTCACCGAGAAGAACGTCTTCTTCGTTGAGAGCCTTCCAAAGAAGGAAATCCTGCGCCTCTTCTGGGAGCGCGTGAGGAGGGACAGGGATTACCTGGGCCTCCGCGGGAAGATCGAAGTTGCGAAGGTGGAGGGATTCTACGTCCCGCTTTGGTTCGGCAGGGTAAAGGGAAGTGGGTACGTTAGATACGTGGACAAAATCAAGGAAGGCAACAAGACAAAACGAGTCGTCAGATACCGAAATTTTGAGGAGAAATCCGTTGTCTGTATCCCCGCAAGGAGGAGCGTCTACGACGTGACTGTAGAGGAGCTGGCCAGGAAGATGGGACGGAGGATCTACATAGCATCGGGGGAGATGAGTCACGTCCTCTCCAGAATTATGGAGCCGAGGCCAATATCCGAACTCACCCCCGAAAAGTGGGAGGAACTCGAGCTGGACTTCCTGAACACTGATTTCGGAAAGGAGCAGGCAAAGGCGGCGCTTCTGGACAGGTCCTCTGACCGGGCCAAGGAAATCCATGTTCCAACGGACAAGGAGATGAAGGCGTTCTGGTTCAACGGTGAGGTCGAGGACTTTGCCCTTGTCTTTTACCCCCTCTGGAAGGTGTACTACGATATCGAGGGTGGAACGTATTTCGTTGCATACGACGGCCACGAGGGAAAGGAAGTGCTCGCTCTTGAGCCGGTGAGGGTCTGGCGCAAGGTGGCCTACGCCCTAACTGCCCTTTTCGGTGTTTCGATAGCGGCTCTGTTTTCGACCCCCTACGGCAACGTGGAATACTGGGATTTTGCCCTTCACGCCAGACAGGGGGCTGTTTTTACCCTGATAATCCCGGGTCTGCTCGCATACTTCGGGTTTGAGCTCGCCAAGGGCTACGGGCGAAAGATGGCCAGAGATGTGAGGGTTGAACGATGAGGGTCAAATGCCCCCGCTGCGGTGCGGAGTTCGAGGCGGAAGGAGGAATGGTGACGTGCCCCTACTGCGGGTTTCAGATACGGCTCGGTGAGGTGAGGACGTTCACGTACCCGCTGAGGGTTGAAGACCCCTGGAAG encodes:
- a CDS encoding 7-carboxy-7-deazaguanine synthase QueE, with translation MKLIMAEVFNSWQGEGGSVEGSAFGRRQIFVRFAGCDLNCLWCDSREYIKASQVSRWRYEVEPFTGKFEYRPNPAELGDVVDAILRLDTGDLHSISYTGGEPTLQVEPLKALMGEMKSLGFDNFLETHGGLPELIKDVAHLTDYASVDIKDETARATEDWRALVLREVKSIRILKEAGVKVYAKLVVTSETKLENVRWYAELLKGLAPLVIQPREPIEVSQERLMELYREAALIMGRKNVGLSFQVHKYLNVL
- a CDS encoding zinc ribbon domain-containing protein; this encodes MVIIEVLRCERCGAPLETTPEDVIVVCPYCGYPNSYDRIFTEKNVFFVESLPKKEILRLFWERVRRDRDYLGLRGKIEVAKVEGFYVPLWFGRVKGSGYVRYVDKIKEGNKTKRVVRYRNFEEKSVVCIPARRSVYDVTVEELARKMGRRIYIASGEMSHVLSRIMEPRPISELTPEKWEELELDFLNTDFGKEQAKAALLDRSSDRAKEIHVPTDKEMKAFWFNGEVEDFALVFYPLWKVYYDIEGGTYFVAYDGHEGKEVLALEPVRVWRKVAYALTALFGVSIAALFSTPYGNVEYWDFALHARQGAVFTLIIPGLLAYFGFELAKGYGRKMARDVRVER